The window TCCGGGGCTGTTCAAGATTAATATATGTGAGCGCCTGTTTAAATCTGCGATTTATAAACATACGGACCAGTTTATTGCCTTTCACCTTTACCAGTAAAAAAGGACTGTCATCCTCATCGGGGAATAACCGACGCACTTTTAGCAGGTTGTTTATTTCATGGGCTACTGCTTTGGGTATAGGGATCAATCGATCTTTTCTAAATTTTGTCTTTTCAATATAGATTGTTCTTTCTTCGGGCCTGTAATGGGTTTTCAATAAATTAAGTGTCTCCGATGTTCTCAGTCCGCACCGGGCCATCAACAAAAAGGCAATATAAGCACTGAAATCTGACACATAGAATCTCTGGCTTGTTCGCATCGACTTGATTACAGCTTTGAGAAAACGATCTGTTTCTTCCGGAGAAAATATAAAAGGAATAACGAGATTTTCCTGTAGCTCAGTGATTTCCTGTAACGGATTTTCCAGGATCACATCTTTGCGTATAAGATAATTGAAAAAAATTTTGATCATTCTGAAAATCATATTTATGGACCGGGGTTCAAGATCAAGATTTGCTCTGAACCGGATAAAAAACAGCGGATCAAAGGATGCCCAAGTCACTTGTTTTTCAGACACATATCGATCAAGCACCTTAAGACAGTACATCATTGAGGTGTTTGAGTACCCCAGTTGAAAACGATATTCAATAAACTCTTCCATTTGTTCTGCCAAAAAGCTTTTAAAACGTTTCATCAAGGATGATCTCCCGCATCAGGCCGATATGAATGCTCAGATACTTTTTGGTCGAATCGAGGCTTTTATGCCCCATCATTTCTTTAATTTCATAGATGGGCATACCGGCCTCCAACATGTTCTGGGCAAATGAATGCCGCAGCCAGTATGTGCTTGATGCAAGATTACTTTTCGTCATGCATTTTTTTATATCTCGGGGGATATCGCTCCTGTTGGCCGGTTTATAAGGTGGTATCAACTGTAAAAATAGAACTCGGGATTGAGTTTCAGGTCTCCCGCCTACAATATATGCAGTAATCGCTTTGATGATGTTGTCGGGAAGGGGAAGATGGGCAGGATTGCAATTTTTTCTTGAACGGATAAAAATCTCTTTCTGCCTAAATGAAATGTCATCCAGGGTTAGCAACCTGATTTCTTTGGGTCTCAATCCCAGGTAATACGCCAGGTGTATGGCGGCATTCGTGCGAAGATCTTTTGCTGTTGATAGATCCAGGCTGTCAAACAATTTTTGAACTTCATGAGCGCGTAAAAATTTGATTGGTTTTAGTTGTCCGAACTCTGGAGGGCTAACTATCAAAGGAGCGAGATCTTTTTTGATATATTGGTTCAGATAAAGATATCTCAAAAACAGCCTCAGATGTGACCGGTTCGACTTAGCGGTTCCTATGGAATAATTGGCATTGTACAGGGCTAAAAATTGATCAACCTTTTGGATGGATATCTTATCCAGGGGGACGCCTGATTTTTGCAGATAGATATCCAGACTTGTCAATATCCGCTGCATTCCCATAACACTTTCCTGACTACGGACTTGGTGTCCATAATAATCCAGATACCGCTGACAAATTTTCGGCAATAGATGATCAGGTGCCATGACCGGATTCCCTTACGTTTAAAATCGCCTGCAGATATTTTACGCTGCTGACAAAATCGGTGTTGCGCCAGACCATTACCATATCGATGGTGTTAAAATTCTTTTCGCATCGAAAGCACCGGCTCAAGTTCGTTCTGGGATTAACAGCGGTCTGAAACTCGTTGCACAAGGGACACAGAAAACGGAAAACCCCTTCACTGATTTTAGCCGGGATACCCAGTTGTGTTTCGATTAACACATGAATGGGGATTGAATTTCGTAATTTATAAAGTTCCATTGAAGAAAATCGTTTGCCCATGTTGACACCTCTTCTTTTGGGTCAGTTCTTTTAGGATATCTGGCGTCAATTTTACCGTCTCCTGGTCCGTGGCATCAATAATCTCTTGTAACGCATTTTTGTTAAGGAAGGTGTCAAATCCAATAAAGACAAGGGTTTTGGCCGATATTAAATCTTGTAACGGTATTTGGATTAAATCTATCGAAGATCCTTTACCAGCAATGGTTTTGCCGTTTTTCATCTCTTGTAACGCATCTTCAGTTAAGGATAGCGTTTCTGAGGGCTTTTTTCGCTTCCAGTAACCAGGATTGCTTTTGCGCCAATCCTGAACACGAGCCACATTCTCAGGTCCTGAGAAATAATCCCGATTCTTTGGCTTATCCAACCATTTTTGCTGGCTGTGTTTTTTGCTGGCAATTTTGCATTCGGGCTTGTCACAGAATTTTTGCCGCTTCACATGGCGGGAATCGGGCATGAATAAATTTTGGCAGTTTTTACACCTGCGCTGGCGAATTTGCTTTTTCATAGACCTGATACCTCCTTAGGTCTATGATCGGATGAACGACATGGCGGGGTAGTATTTTTTCAAAATATGGCGGGGTCCGGCGAGGTCCGGCTGGATCGGGCGGGGTAGAACTCGCTACAAAAAAAACTCGCTACATAAATACCATAAGTAAACGTCTTGGCATTACTCATTTTTCTCGTTGATATCGTCCGAATATCTGAGCGCTTTTGGAATATTGATTGATGCAAGAATACATGACTACTGAATGGTCAAATTTTGTATTTTCTGTTGCTTTTTTCGGGCGAGGGTGGTTATTTCAGTTTAAGTGATAATTAGAGCTTGATTCAATATCATAATTTTTTTAGGCGCATGTAATTCAGGTATTTATGATATGCGGCTAACCGGATACACAAGAGAAACGGAACCGTTCAATTTCTTGTTATGATTTATCTGAGGATCTATGGAAATATCTGGAAAAAGACCACCCATATATGGACAAATAAGATTTGAAATTGATAGGGCTCCAGTGTCTTTACAAGCAAAACGGAATAAAAAAGACGACCTAAAGGAATTCATTCTCAAAGTATTGGAAGAAGCTCAGTATTTTTTGACTGGTGATGTCAAAATTGAAATTGAATGGCATGTCCACGAACAAAAGAGGTATGAAACAGATACAAGTGCGGACATCGACAATATTATAAAACCATTATTGGATTCCCTCTGTGGCCCATCTGGCATATTAATTGACGACAACCAAGTTCAATGCGTAACTTGCTCTTGGTTGGACACCTACGACTATGAGTCAGAAAAAATCTATATCTCTGTTAATTACATGAACGATGAATTTATTTCAAAGGAAGGTTTGGTTTTCATAAATGTTGAAAATAATTTGTGTCTTCCGTTCAACGAAAAGAATCCAGCTGAAGTTCAGAAAATAATATTAAAGCAATGGCTCAATATGTTTTCTACTAAAAACGAGCTAATTTCTCACGGGTTAGGGTACTATGATGCTCAAGGCGTAATGCCTATTCAAAGGGTCTTTCATAAATCCAGATTAAATAGTTTTAATATATTGGAAATCAATGAACAATTGAAACATCTTAATAGTAACTAATCAATCCAGAGGAACACCAGTAGAGGCTTTGCTGCCCAGGTACCCGTCTCTATCAAGACGATGGATAGAAATAACCCTACAACGCGACTTATTCGTTTGCAAACAACATGTGGTATCTAAATTGTTTCAGGAAGCGCAATACGTTGTGTTGATTTTTCTAAGTTGCATTGTAGGGATAATAAGTGATGAAACATGAATTTTCTAAGATTCCAACAATATGCCCATTTAATCCTACTCTTCATTCTCATTTTCATCTATCTCCTATGCAATAAAGTCAACAGCCAAGGTGCTAAGGGAATTAAAACAATACAGACAATCATCCAAATCGGTGGATTTGGTTGGACTGCATTTCTGTCTGTGATTGCTGTTAGACACGGAATTAGCTTGGATTTTCCAAAAAAGCTATTTCAAACTTATCGTCAGGCACTTACAAAATTATTCTATGTTACTGCACTAAACGTCGTTCTTGTTATTGGTATCGGAGTTTTATCTTACCACCTTACTTTTTATCGAGATGTAGAATTTCTTTCAAATAAAAAAGCAGACCTTTTACTTAACGATGTACCAGGTAAAGTGTTATTAATAGCTAAACTTGAAAAAGGCAAACAAACAAAAGTGAGATTGAAATATGGATTGCGCCTACTTGTAGCGCGATCAGGTAAAGAACTATTGGCTATAGATGATCTTAAAATTCAGCCCAGGTGGAAGAAGCAAGTAACAGACATAATCAAAATTGAATTTCCGGAAAATAGTTATGAAAAAACACTTTAAAGTCCAAGTCGTTATTGTATTTGTAATCGCATTGCTTATCAACTCCTCGGCATCGGCTGATCCTAATTTAACTATGCAATGGGGATTGGAGAATAAGAGATTCTTTCAAGAAACTGAAGTGCCTGCTGATGCATCATCAGCTATACGAGCCCAAGCAAAGCCCGGGGAAGCATTATACAGATTTTTCCAAATAAACGATTATTATAATGATGTCATCATGGGGGTTTTCCGACGTTTCCACGAATCATGGAATAAGTATTCAGAAAACAAGTCCTCAGATGTGTCAATAGTAAAAAAAGAATTCTCGGGTTACCTGAGGAGAAATGACCCAAGACTGTCATCCATAATTCAACAAATGGCCCCAACTGTTTATTTCGACTTTTTAGGAGATTCTGGTGTTCAATATGTACTGCAAGAAATTGAAATAAAAACAATTCGCTTCGAAGAATATGCTGGCGGAGGTTTTGCTGATAATGAAGCATGGTATGACATTGAACTAAAGCACCTTGAAGGAATATATAAATATCCAATCGGGGGGAAGAAGCTTCGGTTTACAGGTAGCGGTAGGACTGTATTAAGATTTTGGTCGGATAATTATTACGAAAGTATGGGGATGGCTCCGATGGGGTGTTATGATATTGATATTACCTTTCATTTTTTTGTAAATGGCAGTCGAATAAGTATTTCCTCCGGTAGATTCAAGATTGATGTTTAAGTGCAAAATATAACAAACTAAATTTGGAAGGATTGATTTTCAATTGAGATTATCCATCCGGACACTTTCAGTCGGAAAACGAGGACACGAAACCATACGAATACAGCTAACGCAAAAAAACACGCGGCTGATTTGCAGTATTCAGTAATTTTTTGCAGGAAACCAGGACCCCACAATCTGTCTATTTATGTATCCGGTTTTGTATGTGGCGAGATTTTCTTCTATGAAAATTTCTAAATAAGTCATTTTCTTTGGATGTAATTCTTTTACTTTTTTTCTTCCTTCATTTTTTTGGCTTTTGAGAAGAAGTGTTCAACAGTTTCCGGATCAAAACCAGGCATTGTCCGAGCAAACTCAGCGGCTTTTTGATAATATTCTCCAGCTTCGTGCCTCTTCCCACGAGCTTCATAGACCTGCCCCAATCTGTGAAACCCGTCAATCTGATCAGGATATTCAAGCAACAATCTCTTTGATACAGCTTCAGCCTCGTCTAATTTGTCTTCATTGATCAGATCCGTTACACTGTTTGAAAGCAGATCCAATTCCGTGTAAACTGGTGTAAATCCGGCAGGATAGGACTTAGGTTGAGCCCCCGCTGACTGCAATAATAGACAACACTTTTTATACTTCTTACCGCTGCCGCAAGGGCATGGTGTATTTCGACCGATTTTTGCCATGGAAAAATGTTTCACATTTTGAATTTTAACGCAAGGTAAAGATCATGCAGCTTCGATTCGCCACCAACATTTCTGTTGAACAATATATTCAGCAGGAAGCATGGCGGGATGCAAAACTGGACCAGTGTCCATTGCACCCGGAAGGTGGCTGCAAAATTGCCAGGCATGGGACCTATCGCAGAAAATCCCCTGACGGCGCAAAGATCGCCCGGTGGTATTGTCCTGAGGGCAGGACCACTTTCGGGATGTTACCGGATTGTCTGTGCTCTCGCCTTCCCGGAACATTGATCGAGGTAGAAACGGTTATCAATCAGATTGAAGCCGCCTCCAGCCAGGAGGCGGCAGCAAATAGCATGCGCCTGGACATCAGCCTGCCTGGTGTTCTGCGATGGATGAGGCGAAGACTATTTCTGATTCGCTTAAGTTTAATTTTATTGATCGAACTTCTCCCATTATTGTCGAATAATGGTCAGGAGACCTTATCATCATTTAGATCCGCACTTGGGGTTGAGTTTGTTTTACCCCATCTCAGGGAACTTGCGGGTCCATATCTGGATATCCTGCCACCGCCGTTGGGGTTTGGCCCCTGGTCTCAAAAAAAATATCGTAGAAAAAATCGTTTTCAACAACAAACGGGGCCTGATCCTCCCTGAAAAACAGGGTAAATTGCCTTAAACGATCATTTCAGGGAGGCAATGCCATGAAGACCGGACAAAATAGAGCAAAAAATTCAAACCCAAGGTCACAACGCCGTTTTCGTGCGTCTATTGCAAAAAATCCCATAGATCCCCACCGCATCAGAAAGATTTCAGGAAGCTTTGCTTTTATCGAGCACCGTTTTCTGCGGGACGGGTTTTGGGCAAGCCTGGATCATCATCAACTCCTGCTGTATCTGTTTTTGATTATCGTGGCTGACCGCCATGGATTATCCTATTACAGCTATGATAAAATCTGCACCCTGCTCAGAATTGATGTTGATGATTACATTCTCGCCAGGAACGCCTTGATTGATAAAAATCTGATCGCATTTGACGGCAGTCTTTTTCAGGTGTTGTCTCTTCCGGAAAAAGCGGCTCTGTACTCACCGGCTCCTCTTAAAGATCAAAAAGATATGGAACTGCATGATCCGGCAACCATCCACAACCTTATCTTGCAATCTTTTGGAGGAGATCATGGCTGAAACTGAAAATAAGCTCACCAAAGCAGTGGAGAAATACCTGGACTATTATCGAGATCAAACTTCCGGGAAGACGATATCCCATGCAAAAAGAGCATTAACCGGTTTTGCGGCCCATCTTCAAACTTCAAATACCCCTTTAGATAACATATCCATTCAACAGGTTGATCACTTTTTAGCCCTGTACAATGCCAATTATTCCACCGGAACAGCCAGAACGAACCGGTCATATCTCCGACAATTTTTGAAGTACCTTTACCGGTACGGACATATTAAAAAAGACCTCTCCCAACTGGTGGTAAGCCCCCCGGAGTTTGCCCGATCAAAACCTCCCAAATTTTTGCGTCCTCATGAAATCCAAAAGCTGTTTAGCAGTCTGGATCTGTCAACAGCAAAAGACCTTCGCACCAATGCCACCCTGCACCTGGCATATTATCTGGGGTTAAGGCCGAAAGAAATCCGTTTATTAACTTTGGATGACATTTCCTTCAGGCAAAAGGAAATTTTCATTCGTTCAAGAAAAAATTGCGACCCGGCCCATCTTCCAGTATCGGACAACGTGATCAAAGCCATCGCCGCTTATATTGTCGGCGCAAGACCTGAAACTCAATCCCGAGTTCTATTTTTACAGTTAATACCACCTTATAAACCGGTCAACAGGTGCGATATCCCCCGATATATAAAAGAATGCATGACGGAAAATAATCTTGAATCGAGCACATACTGGCTGCGGCATTCATATGCCCAAAATTTACTGGAGTCTGGTGCGTCCATTTATGAGATCAAAGAGATGATGGGGCATAAAAACATCGGATCAACGCAAAAGTATCTGAGCGTTCATATCAATCTTATGCGGGAGGTTATCCTGGATGAAACGCTTTAAAAGTTGTCTTGCCGAACATATTGAGAATTTCATCGAATACCGTCTTCAGTTGGGATATTCTGATAAAATGCTGATAGTCAGCCTTGGATTACTGGATCGGTATGTTGCCGAAAAGAAGGTAACCCTGACATCATTTGATCCATTGTTCTTCATCCGGCTCCGTTCAGATCTTAATTGTGAAAACCGTTCCATCAACACGTTTTTTCGTACGTTCAAAATGTTTTTCAATTACCTGATCCGCCAGGATTTGATCCGGGAAAATCCATTGCAGGAGATTGCTGAACTGCCGGAAAATCAAATTATCCCTTTTATTTTTTCACCGGAAGAAACTGAACTTTTGCTGGAGGTTGTCATTAAATTGATGCGAAAGACCGAAAGATATTACCTCGCCGATTTCAGCGGTTACATTTCCTTTTTGCTGATGGCCCGGTGCGGATTAAGGATATCAGAAACCCTCAACTTACTGAAAAACAATTACCGGCCTGAAGAAAGGACAATTTATATTGAAAAGACAAAGTTTAAAAAAGATCGACTGCTTCCGGTACCCAAGGCGATTTCTTGTGCAATAGACAATCTGCTGAAAGTTCGCCAGTGTTTTTTTACCGCAGATAATCATCCTTTATTGCTGATAAAAGAAAATGGAAAAGGGCTATCCCGTTCTTACATGCGTTGGAAATTTAAGAACGCGATTTCAATTCTTAACCTGGAGCAGCCCAGAAGAATCATTGGTGCGACAAACTTCAGCAACCCGACGCGGCACTCCCTTCGTCATTCATTTGCCGTAAATACCCTAAAACGGATTAAACAACAGGGAAAGTCTCCCCAAAATGCCTTACCGGTACTGGCCGCTTACATGGGCCACAGTGAGTATAAATATACAACCAAATATTTGAGGGTGGTGGATGCAGAGCATCGCCGCCAGATGCTTGATTTTTCAATGTTAAGAAGCGAGGATGTATGAGACTGTCCTCCTGCCTGCATCAATATTTTTATGAATATTTGCCCCGGATAAAAGGGACCAGCGAGCATAGCATCAAGGCTTACCGGCAGACCTTTTCTTTGTTGCTGCATTTTCTGGCCGATTATCACAAGATGACAATCAAATCTTTGAGAATCGAACATTTAACGCCTGAAGCGGTGCTGGCTTTTTTGCACCACCTTGAAAAAGATCGGAAAAACAGCATTCAGACCCGAAATAACCGTCTGGCTGTAATCAAGTCACTGGCCAAGATGATTCGGTTCATGCATCCTGACAAAAAACAAATCGCTGAAACGCTCCTGATCATCCCACAGAAGAGGGCTCAAAAAAAGGTGATGGGGTTTTTATACCCGGAAGAGATCATGAGGGTGTTCAGTGCCGTTGACCTGAAAAAGAAAGAAGGCATGAGGGATTTTACCATTCTCCATCTCCTCTATGACTCCGGTGCCCGGGCCAGTGAGATAGCCACTTTGGAATTTGATTATTTTGATCCTGAGAATGAAACCATTGCGGTCCTGGGCAAGGGGAACCGGTACCGGCTTATTAATTTATGCCCCAGAACCTCTTCGTTGATCTCGGATTACATTATCAACCACCGGGTAGATCCCATCCCTATATTTAGCCAGCGGTTATTTATAAACCAGCGGAAGCGGGGAATGACCCGGCACGGTATTAACAAAATCTGTCGGAAATACCTGACCAAAACATTGTCGCCAAAACGGTTGAAAGGATTGAGCCCGGTTCATTGCTTCAGGCACTCGTGTGCGGTCAATATGGTCACCTCAGGAGATCCGGTATCGACCATCAAAAATCGTCTTGGCCACCAAAGTGTTGAGTCAACAATGATCTATCTGCAGCTGGACTTGTCAAAAAAGCGGGAAATCCAGAATAAGCTCATTGAATACATGCAATCGAAAATAAATCATGACAAGAAAATTGATGAACTGATTGACTGGAAGAATAATGCTGAAATTCTTGTCTGGTTAGACAGTCTATGACTTACTGAAGCAGCTTTTGCTAGCCTTGGAGGGGTATGTAGCAGAACTAAAAATTATGTTGCCAGTGGTTTTTAAAATTTTTAAAATCGTTTTTAACATCCTGAATTTTATAATGATATTGATTTGCACGGCGGGTAATGAAAACTTCCTTTAAATTTAGTGGGTTAGACCCGCTCGCAACATAAGTCTATTATGTGGTGTGTAATGTTTGATAGTAAAGGCGTTAACTATTTTTGTTATTGGGTGCCTGGTATATTAATTTAAAAAGTTGTATTTCATGGAACGGGGTATTCGGAATGCTGATTCGTGGTCGTGTACTTAACCAGGTTCAATACTCTGGATAACCGGTAGATTTTGATTGATAAAGGCATGGTAGGTGTGCCATGATCAACGCTGGGGAATCGTGTCTCGGGTGATTCAAGGATAGCATTTTGGCTATCGAACGAATATGTACTCATATTTTAGGAAACTAATATGCTGAAAACAACGAGGTAGTTATGCAATACAATAAACTCGATATACAATATCCACGAAATTGGCTTGATGTGCTTCATTTGAATAAAGAATCTTTTGAAGATGAAGCAAAAATGGCAATGGCTGTCAAATTATTTGAATTGAAGCGTCTTTCTTCCGGAATGGCAGCGAACCTTGTCGGCATATCACGCGTTCAGTTTCTTTTAAATCTTCACAGGTTTAATGTGGCCATGATTGACCTTGAAGAAGAAGAACTTCTGATGGATATTAATAATGATGGACTCGTAAAAAGTCCAAAATCAATTTAACAGGTTAATATTATTGGCTAAAATTCGATTTTTAGCTTGTATTAAAAATATTTATTTTGTATAACATACT is drawn from uncultured Desulfobacter sp. and contains these coding sequences:
- a CDS encoding tyrosine-type recombinase/integrase, with amino-acid sequence MKRFKSFLAEQMEEFIEYRFQLGYSNTSMMYCLKVLDRYVSEKQVTWASFDPLFFIRFRANLDLEPRSINMIFRMIKIFFNYLIRKDVILENPLQEITELQENLVIPFIFSPEETDRFLKAVIKSMRTSQRFYVSDFSAYIAFLLMARCGLRTSETLNLLKTHYRPEERTIYIEKTKFRKDRLIPIPKAVAHEINNLLKVRRLFPDEDDSPFLLVKVKGNKLVRMFINRRFKQALTYINLEQPRKIIGTTNFSQPSHHSLRHSFAVNTLKRIKQQGKSCQNALPVLAAYMGHSKYKYTTYYLKVLDAEHRRQLFNFSISKSEDA
- a CDS encoding tyrosine-type recombinase/integrase; amino-acid sequence: MQRILTSLDIYLQKSGVPLDKISIQKVDQFLALYNANYSIGTAKSNRSHLRLFLRYLYLNQYIKKDLAPLIVSPPEFGQLKPIKFLRAHEVQKLFDSLDLSTAKDLRTNAAIHLAYYLGLRPKEIRLLTLDDISFRQKEIFIRSRKNCNPAHLPLPDNIIKAITAYIVGGRPETQSRVLFLQLIPPYKPANRSDIPRDIKKCMTKSNLASSTYWLRHSFAQNMLEAGMPIYEIKEMMGHKSLDSTKKYLSIHIGLMREIILDETF
- a CDS encoding CHC2 zinc finger domain-containing protein — protein: MGKRFSSMELYKLRNSIPIHVLIETQLGIPAKISEGVFRFLCPLCNEFQTAVNPRTNLSRCFRCEKNFNTIDMVMVWRNTDFVSSVKYLQAILNVRESGHGT
- a CDS encoding RusA family crossover junction endodeoxyribonuclease; its protein translation is MEISGKRPPIYGQIRFEIDRAPVSLQAKRNKKDDLKEFILKVLEEAQYFLTGDVKIEIEWHVHEQKRYETDTSADIDNIIKPLLDSLCGPSGILIDDNQVQCVTCSWLDTYDYESEKIYISVNYMNDEFISKEGLVFINVENNLCLPFNEKNPAEVQKIILKQWLNMFSTKNELISHGLGYYDAQGVMPIQRVFHKSRLNSFNILEINEQLKHLNSN
- a CDS encoding SEC-C metal-binding domain-containing protein, which codes for MAKIGRNTPCPCGSGKKYKKCCLLLQSAGAQPKSYPAGFTPVYTELDLLSNSVTDLINEDKLDEAEAVSKRLLLEYPDQIDGFHRLGQVYEARGKRHEAGEYYQKAAEFARTMPGFDPETVEHFFSKAKKMKEEKK
- a CDS encoding tyrosine-type recombinase/integrase, which translates into the protein MAETENKLTKAVEKYLDYYRDQTSGKTISHAKRALTGFAAHLQTSNTPLDNISIQQVDHFLALYNANYSTGTARTNRSYLRQFLKYLYRYGHIKKDLSQLVVSPPEFARSKPPKFLRPHEIQKLFSSLDLSTAKDLRTNATLHLAYYLGLRPKEIRLLTLDDISFRQKEIFIRSRKNCDPAHLPVSDNVIKAIAAYIVGARPETQSRVLFLQLIPPYKPVNRCDIPRYIKECMTENNLESSTYWLRHSYAQNLLESGASIYEIKEMMGHKNIGSTQKYLSVHINLMREVILDETL
- a CDS encoding tyrosine-type recombinase/integrase, whose product is MKRFKSCLAEHIENFIEYRLQLGYSDKMLIVSLGLLDRYVAEKKVTLTSFDPLFFIRLRSDLNCENRSINTFFRTFKMFFNYLIRQDLIRENPLQEIAELPENQIIPFIFSPEETELLLEVVIKLMRKTERYYLADFSGYISFLLMARCGLRISETLNLLKNNYRPEERTIYIEKTKFKKDRLLPVPKAISCAIDNLLKVRQCFFTADNHPLLLIKENGKGLSRSYMRWKFKNAISILNLEQPRRIIGATNFSNPTRHSLRHSFAVNTLKRIKQQGKSPQNALPVLAAYMGHSEYKYTTKYLRVVDAEHRRQMLDFSMLRSEDV
- a CDS encoding tyrosine-type recombinase/integrase, which gives rise to MRLSSCLHQYFYEYLPRIKGTSEHSIKAYRQTFSLLLHFLADYHKMTIKSLRIEHLTPEAVLAFLHHLEKDRKNSIQTRNNRLAVIKSLAKMIRFMHPDKKQIAETLLIIPQKRAQKKVMGFLYPEEIMRVFSAVDLKKKEGMRDFTILHLLYDSGARASEIATLEFDYFDPENETIAVLGKGNRYRLINLCPRTSSLISDYIINHRVDPIPIFSQRLFINQRKRGMTRHGINKICRKYLTKTLSPKRLKGLSPVHCFRHSCAVNMVTSGDPVSTIKNRLGHQSVESTMIYLQLDLSKKREIQNKLIEYMQSKINHDKKIDELIDWKNNAEILVWLDSL
- a CDS encoding UPF0175 family protein, yielding MQYNKLDIQYPRNWLDVLHLNKESFEDEAKMAMAVKLFELKRLSSGMAANLVGISRVQFLLNLHRFNVAMIDLEEEELLMDINNDGLVKSPKSI